A DNA window from Melanotaenia boesemani isolate fMelBoe1 chromosome 6, fMelBoe1.pri, whole genome shotgun sequence contains the following coding sequences:
- the LOC121642008 gene encoding protein FAM200A-like isoform X1: MVSAMIDDNCAAKLRAIPLSNDTIARRICDISNDLEDQLIEKLQDIRFSLQVDEATDSNKNCLLIAYVRFVTSDSLSEDLLFCKYIANRATALEVFNLIDGYLTEHGLKWENCAGICTDGAQTMAGKKSGLQALIKKVSPNAQWTHCILHREALAARHMSPELNEVMTDVISVVNFIKTRPLKARMFSALCEEMGAEHTAVLFHSEARWLSRGKVLSRVFELREEIRVFLEEERMYEVAAKFADERFMMKLAYLSDIFGKLNDLNLQLQGRDQHLPHLADKISSFTRKLEMWDKRLQKEILSRQQWSV; this comes from the exons ATGGTCTCCGCTATGATAGATGACAACTGCGCAGCAAAACTGAGAGCTATCCCCCTGTCCAACGACACCATTGCAAGACGCATATGTGACATTTCAAATGACTTGGAAGATCAACTCATTGAAAAACTGCAAGACATCCGTTTTTCTTTACAAGTGGACGAGGCTACAGATAGCAACAAAAACTGTCTGCTTATTGCTTATGTCCGCTTTGTGACATCAGACTCGCTGAGTGAGGATCTGTTGTTCTGCAAGTACATCGCAAACAGGGCAACGGCACTGGAAGTATTTAACCTCATTGACGGATACTTGACAGAACATGGACTGAAATGGGAGAACTGCGCCGGTATTTGCACCGATGGAGCGCAGACGATGGCAGGGAAAAAGTCAGGTCTGCAAGCTTTGATCAAGAAGGTCTCGCCAAACGCACAATGGACGCACTGCATTTTACACAGAGAAGCGCTCGCAGCAAGACATATGAGCCCTGAATTAAACGAGGTGATGACCGATGTTATTAGCGTTGTTAATTTCATCAAAACAAGACCGCTGAAAGCACGGATGTTCTCTGCACTTTGTGAGGAGATGGGAGCGGAGCACACAGCTGTGTTATTTCACAGCGAGGCTCGGTGGTTATCGCGGGGCAAAGTTCTATCACGAGTGTTTGAGCTCCGTGAAGAAATCCGCGTGTTTCTCGAGGAGGAGCGCATGTACGAAGTCGCAGCCAAGTTTGCTGATGAGCGCTTCATGATGAAACTGGCCTATCTCAGCGACATATTTGGGAAGCTGAATGACTTGAATCTTCAGCTACAAGGCAGAGACCAGCACCTTCCTCACCTGGCAGACAAGATCAGCTCCTTCACTAGGAAGCTGGAGATGTGGGACAAACGTCTTCAGAAGG AAATACTTTCCAGACAGCAGTGGTCAGTATGA
- the LOC121642008 gene encoding zinc finger BED domain-containing protein 5-like isoform X2 codes for MFSALCEEMGAEHTAVLFHSEARWLSRGKVLSRVFELREEIRVFLEEERMYEVAAKFADERFMMKLAYLSDIFGKLNDLNLQLQGRDQHLPHLADKISSFTRKLEMWDKRLQKGKYDSFENLSEHVEAMDLDASVIIPCLKEHIFSLRGFFQKYFPDSSGQYDWVRDPFNAAAPADFSAAEEEQYIEMTSDSSLRLKFASQTLSEFWIVVEKEHPLIGQKAVGILLPFATSYLCEIGFSAVASLKTKYRSKLNIEHELRVAVTKLLPRFEKMCSESQAHCSH; via the coding sequence ATGTTCTCTGCACTTTGTGAGGAGATGGGAGCGGAGCACACAGCTGTGTTATTTCACAGCGAGGCTCGGTGGTTATCGCGGGGCAAAGTTCTATCACGAGTGTTTGAGCTCCGTGAAGAAATCCGCGTGTTTCTCGAGGAGGAGCGCATGTACGAAGTCGCAGCCAAGTTTGCTGATGAGCGCTTCATGATGAAACTGGCCTATCTCAGCGACATATTTGGGAAGCTGAATGACTTGAATCTTCAGCTACAAGGCAGAGACCAGCACCTTCCTCACCTGGCAGACAAGATCAGCTCCTTCACTAGGAAGCTGGAGATGTGGGACAAACGTCTTCAGAAGGGTAAATATGACTCATTTGAAAATCTGAGTGAGCATGTTGAAGCCATGGATTTGGATGCTTCTGTCATCATCCCATGTCTAAAGGAGCACATCTTTTCCCTGAGGGGATTCTTTCAGAAATACTTTCCAGACAGCAGTGGTCAGTATGACTGGGTGAGAGATCCCTTTAATGCTGCAGCACCTGCTGATTTCAGCGCTGCTGAAGAGGAACAATACATCGAGATGACATCTGACTCTTCCCTGAGACTCAAGTTTGCATCACAGACATTGAGTGAATTCTGGATTGTTGTGGAAAAAGAGCATCCCCTCATTGGACAGAAGGCTGTGGGTATTTTACTTCCCTTTGCCACTTCCTACCTCTGTGAGATAGGCTTTTCTGCTGTTGCCTCTTTGAAAACAAAGTACAGATCTAAGCTCAACATTGAGCATGAATTACGAGTGGCAGTAACAAAGTTGCTACCTCGTTTTGAAAAGATGTGCAGTGAAAGCCAGGCTCACTGCAGCCACTGA